The Bacteroidota bacterium sequence GATTCCATTAGCATCAGTGACTTTACTATTGAAATCCCGGTTGCAGATTCCGGACCCTGGAACGACTGGTTTGAATCTCCAAACCGGGCAACAGATTTAAGAGAAGGGGAAATCACAATTTTAGGGACTGACCTGAAAGAAATATTGATGACCATCCGTTTAATGAATGTTGAAATCATTTCCTATTCCGCTTCAGCCGGAGCAACTGCATCGACAAAAAGAATTGGACTGCGCGCTAAGGATATAGACATTCAGATGAAAACAAAATAATAAAATCAATTTATATGACTTACAATTTTACCTGAACTGAATCAAAATAAATTTATGTCTTGATTGTATTTCAGATTAATATTTCCAAATTAAGGTAATTGTCAATGAATGAATAATACTATGCTTCGATTAATATTCCTAGTACCCTTTCTCTTTGTGATAACCGCAATTTCCCTTGCCCAGGAATCACCTGTAGAAATTCCCAAATCGACGGAAATATCCATTCCTGCATCACCCGCATTTCAGATGCTTGACGCGAGCTCTTCCCTTGTATCTACACCGGGAGCGATCCGTGACTTTAAGGTTGACTGGTCTTTCAAATCATACAGGCTCTCCCCTAACCTGGCTATTGAAGCACAGCCGGTTTGGGCTGTCTTCTACAATCGCCCGACACCAGAGAAATATCAAAACGCGGGGAAATTCCTGCAAACCCTTTCCACACTGAATATATCTGCCGGCTCCCTGGATTTTAATGATTCTATTCGACTATTCTCCTATGCCGGAAAAATTACACTGTATCGACGTTACGATCCATTGGTAACAAATAAATTTTCATTCCAGGATTTGCAAGACGACTTCAAAGCACAACAAGCCTTGCTTGATAGCGATTTCATTCAACTGAAACAACAATTCCTCCTTGCTAAAACAAGAGAAGAAAAAGATTCACTGGAAAGGCTTGTATATGCCAAGGCCGATGAACGTGATGCCCTAAAGGCAAACCAAAAACAACGCATGCAAGAGAGACTTGAGGAACTGAAAGGAAGATACTGGAACGCTACAAGTATTGACCTTGCTGCAGGGAGATCTTTCTCTTTCAACCGGTTCACGTCTGAAAGAATAGACAGTATTAAATTCGAGCCCCGAAGCAATGTATGCTGGTTAAATGCAGGAATTGGCATGGGCCGAAAATGGCTCCTAACTGCCCAGATCAGGTGCGAATTTTTAAAAGTCACCCTCCCGGATAGTAACAACATTGTTCTTACCGACAGCATTTTTGATTTCGACGGAACTTTCATTGAAACAACGCAAAGGGATTCCCTGTCCATCATATTCGACAAAGGCGAAGAATGGATTTTTTCTTATGGTTTAAATCTACGATACGGCTCTCCCCGTTACAACTTCTTCGTAGAAGGATTCTATACCAAAAACCGCATCCCGACATTCGAAGAAGTAAAATGGACCTTTGAAAATGGTGCCCGTAAGAAGAAAACATCCATCATTAAGGAGGAATTTATCTTCGCTTTCGGTGGCGAATGGAAAATCAGCAACAGTGTAGTGTTAAGCTACGGTATCCGTTGTGTTTTAAATGAAAAAGAAAAGAATTTGCAATTAAGACAAGTAATACCGATAGCAAGTATCAGTTGCCTTATGAGGTAAGTGAATTTTCAAAAAAAGGATATATATTTTCTTAACAATTCACAATTTTCATTTTTCATATCCTGCATGCAAAGGAAATAAAATAAGCATCAATACTCAGACCAAATCATAAACAACTATCAAAATACACGAACAATTACTATTCTTTCTGTCAATTCACCAATGTAAATTATCATTTATAAATTTTCAGCATGTTTTCTTTTTATAAAGTATTATAAAAAGAAAACATGCTGAAATTTATCTGAAATAGGAGCCTTACTTCATGCAGGTTATCACCTTTGCATTTAAAGGCACTTTTAAAGATTCCATAGAGAATTGTGTTGCGATTTGATTCTCCAGACGCTCCAGAATCAAAGGCAATTGATCAGCATCACGATCTTCAATGGCGGTTACAGTAGGCGTACCATTGATCAACCCTTTCGCTGCATTGGAAGCGGATTTGCTATAGCCGGTTTGCTGAACCTTTTCAATTGTAAAAGTATTGAAACCAGCCTCGCGCAAATCTTTCGCAATTAATTTTTCATCAAAATACGAAAATGGCACACTGTAAAATGCAGGAGTGTTCACCGGAAAAAAATGTTGCAGTGTATCATTTGTAATCTTTGCCATGGGATTATTATCAATTTCATCCCAGCAATTGAAAATAAATACACCACCCGGTTTTAGCACGCGCAATGCTTCTTTAAAAGCTTTGGGGCGATTGCTGTAAAACATGACTCCGAATTGCGCTACGACACAATCAAATGTTTCGTCATGGAATGGAAGTGTAACCGCATCCACTTCAAGCCATTTAACTTTATCACTTTTGACGGTTCTCATGGCGTAATTAATCATAGCTGGATTAATATCCGTTGCCATAATGTTCGCATCCTTAGCGGTTACTGCCGGGAGCAATTTTGTCAATCGACCTGTCCCGCAGGCCAGCTCCAATAAACCGGATGGCGTAAACCGACTTATGCGATCTGCCATGTCAAGCGCATAAGGTTCAAAAAACATGGGTCCCAGATATGAATCATAGTTCACCGGGATGTTGCCTGAAAAGGCAATTGGGGTTGTTTGCATCTGCATAGTTTTTTAATTTTTACAAGACAAAAGTAGTTTCACAACCTTATCCGGATGTTTCTATAAAGCCCAATCACTTTGCCTAAAAGTTCAGCTTACTTTTGACGGTAATTTGCGGGAGATTTACCGTAGCGCTGACGAAACGATCTGCTGAAATGTGATGCATTTTCAAAACCACAATCAAATGCAATTTCACTGACAGATTTTGAGGATGTATCGAGTAATAATTGTGCCTGTTGTAATCTACGTTCCAATAACCAACGCCCCGGGGTAGTTTTGAAATGCTCTTCAAAATCTCTTTTAAATGCCGACAAACTTCGTCCGCACATTTTTGCATACTCATTCAGTCCCAGGTTGTAATGAAAATTTTCTTCCAGAATTTTACGTATAGATTCCGGGAATGAATCCGTCAGCAGAGAACAGAAATAATCCCCGATAGCGCGATTGCGGGGATTATGAACAACATTCAGAATTAATTCTTTGAATTTTAACTGGAGCAGTGCCTTATTGGTCTCTTTCTGACTTAAAAAATAGGGTACAACAGAATTAAAAAAAGCATGAAGTGAATCATCAGCATCTACGGGCATTACCGGCAATGTGGGTTCTTTTTTACCCTTTACATTCACAACCATTTTGTGATCCCGGATCGTTTCGCAAATAAATTCATCTGAAAGAAAGAATACCACCACACAAAAGCGAACGTCAAAAAACTGTTCCACAATATGAGCACCCTTCTTAACAAACAAACATTCACCCTGATTCAATTCAAATGAATGCCCGGGAATATGCCAGATTTTTTTACCCTCCAATACATATACAAAGTAACCCTGACTTGCCCAAAGCGTGAGCATTTTTGTATCGATAGGGCAATTGTATTCCGTGATGAGTTGATCATCTACCGAAAGTTGTTTATAAAACGCAGGGCTTTCCCTGACTTTCTCTAAAAAATAAAGCATGACAGAAGGGGTAAAACAGGAATAGAGACTGCAAATTTATATTAAAAAATAAAATATGGTCCGAATCATACATCCAACCCTACTGCACATTCCAAAATACCAAAATTTACACTCACAAGGCGGATTTTTGTGTCCAAAAAAATCCCTTCGAAGTACAATTAAAGTGCGCATTTCCTATAAAATTTGTCCCAAAACCAAAACATTTTATTTGATTTCACCCCTTCGGGAATATTCCATGAATGGGAAAAATAAATCGTAGCAGAAATCATTCTAAAATATTACCGCAATAAAATCAGCATTGAAAAAACTGTAAGACAAATTCGATTTGTTCAATATTTCATCAATTCACATCACTTTATTTCAATTTTATTACAGCACAAATAAGAGTCCAAGTGACAACTCAATCCCCTTTTTCCATTTGATTGCATCTTTTTCTTTTTCATTTTTCTAAATACAGACATGAACCTTTCAATCGTGGAACCAATGGACTTTAACAAGGTTTAATCATTCAAAAATAACAAAACTTATGATTAGATATTGTTACCTCTTTGTGATCATGTTGACTATTTCGACATTTTCAAATGGACAACATGCAAATGTACACAAGACCCGAATGGGTACAAGTACACTGATCAGAAATGGAAACGGAAACGGCAATTCATCAAATTCTGTTGGCGACCCTTCTATTTTTGGTCAGAATGTCTGGAATGTGTACGCGTGGAATTCTACCGGTTCTGACAGCTGGGATATTGGTTATGCAGGTTACTATGTAGACACTGCATTAACAATGAACACGCTTGATTATTGGGATGGCGGTCTGAGTCCATCATATGCATTGAATTATCAGGGAGACACGGTGACTGATGAATATCACTCGTTCTCCGGCAAACGAAGAGGCTTTCCTTTTGGACGCTATCAGATTAACATCCCTGCACACGATGACTACGCCTATGTGTTGATTGATGGTGTTGAAGTCTGGAATCACGAAGGTTGCTGTGACGCGCACAATGATGTGTGGGAAGGTGTACTGAATGACTCTTCTACAATTGAATTCAGAGTGATGGAATTTGGTGGTGGATCCTATGGTATTATTGAAGTGATTCCGTTGGTACTCACCGGTCATGCAGCAGCAGCTTTTATTCAGTGTCCGAACGGAACAACTGATCTGACCATTTCAGCCACAGGTGGTTTTCCTCCATATACCGGTTTAGGAACCTTTACTGTAAGCGCAGGAACATATAGTTATAACATCGTTGACAGTTTAGGTAATACAGCTTTGTTTACAGTTGAAGTACCGGACGCTCAACCCGATTCGATAATCACTACAAGTGCGCCTGCGAATTTCTGTGAAGGTGATACTATCACACTGACCGGACCAGCCTATGGTTCCGCGCTCAATTTCACAGGAGGATCACAACGCGTGGTAATTCCATTCAATTCACCCGAGACAGATTATACTTATGAATTGGATTTCAAAACTACTGAACCAAATATTGGCATTTCAAGTGTTCGTGACGGGGACCTGAGCGGAAATTTTGACCGTGACCTGTATCTTTCCAACGGACAGATCTTTCACCGCCTTTGGTCAGAGGAAACAATCAACTCATACAGTCAGAATTATGCTGACGGTCAGTGGCACCATGTTGCGGTTGTTGTAGAATCCGGCGTAGGACAAAGAATCTATGTAGATGGATTCCTGGTTGCAACAGGCGTGATGGATCACTCAGATTTTAACTGGGATAATACCATCAATGTTGGTTATGGCAATGGTTGGATGGATGGCAGTATCGACAATATCCGAATCTGGAATGTTGTGAGGACACCGGCTGAAATTATTCAGGATCAGACACTGCATGCTTCCGGTTCGATCGCAGGACTGATCGGCAACTGGAACTTTGATCAATCTGTAAACGATATCGTTGTAAATACAGTGGACAACTCTGAAGCGACACTTGTTGACGGAATGAGTTTAAGCTCTCATAACTCGAATACCTATTTGTGGAGTACCGGAGAAACTACTGAAAGTATCACTGCATTCGCAACCGGAAGTTTTTCTGTAACAGCAACAACCGTGAATGGTTGTGTTGTAAATTCTCCTGTAACAGAACTCACGATGTTCACCTATCCT is a genomic window containing:
- a CDS encoding class I SAM-dependent methyltransferase, yielding MQTTPIAFSGNIPVNYDSYLGPMFFEPYALDMADRISRFTPSGLLELACGTGRLTKLLPAVTAKDANIMATDINPAMINYAMRTVKSDKVKWLEVDAVTLPFHDETFDCVVAQFGVMFYSNRPKAFKEALRVLKPGGVFIFNCWDEIDNNPMAKITNDTLQHFFPVNTPAFYSVPFSYFDEKLIAKDLREAGFNTFTIEKVQQTGYSKSASNAAKGLINGTPTVTAIEDRDADQLPLILERLENQIATQFSMESLKVPLNAKVITCMK
- a CDS encoding helix-turn-helix domain-containing protein, which produces MLYFLEKVRESPAFYKQLSVDDQLITEYNCPIDTKMLTLWASQGYFVYVLEGKKIWHIPGHSFELNQGECLFVKKGAHIVEQFFDVRFCVVVFFLSDEFICETIRDHKMVVNVKGKKEPTLPVMPVDADDSLHAFFNSVVPYFLSQKETNKALLQLKFKELILNVVHNPRNRAIGDYFCSLLTDSFPESIRKILEENFHYNLGLNEYAKMCGRSLSAFKRDFEEHFKTTPGRWLLERRLQQAQLLLDTSSKSVSEIAFDCGFENASHFSRSFRQRYGKSPANYRQK